The following proteins are encoded in a genomic region of Blastococcus colisei:
- a CDS encoding alpha/beta hydrolase: MTPTLVLVHGAWHGSWCWEPLADALGDVPLQTVDLPSAGDDPAALGDLYADAAAVRSALSGIDGPTVVLGHSYGGAVITEAVTADSGVAHLIYLCAFLLDEGESLAGAVGGTPPPWWDVRPDHVLVHTPAEVFYNDVPPELTARSVPRVSAHSLAAFGQPLTNAGWKAVPSTYVICEQDQAIPPFAQEAMAQRAGEVLRMDTGHSPFLSQPEALAGLLRPILHRALRGG; the protein is encoded by the coding sequence ATGACTCCCACACTGGTCCTCGTCCACGGTGCCTGGCACGGCTCCTGGTGCTGGGAGCCGCTCGCCGACGCGCTCGGCGACGTGCCGCTCCAGACCGTCGACCTGCCCAGTGCCGGGGACGACCCGGCCGCACTGGGTGACCTGTACGCCGACGCAGCGGCAGTCCGCTCGGCCCTGTCCGGCATCGACGGGCCGACGGTCGTCCTGGGCCACTCCTACGGCGGAGCGGTGATCACCGAGGCGGTCACCGCCGACAGCGGCGTCGCGCACCTGATCTATCTCTGCGCCTTCCTCCTGGACGAGGGCGAGTCCCTGGCCGGCGCGGTGGGTGGCACCCCACCCCCGTGGTGGGACGTCCGTCCCGACCACGTGCTGGTGCACACGCCGGCGGAGGTCTTCTACAACGACGTCCCTCCTGAGCTGACCGCGCGGTCGGTGCCTCGCGTCTCGGCGCACTCGCTGGCCGCCTTCGGGCAGCCGCTGACCAACGCCGGCTGGAAAGCCGTGCCCAGCACGTACGTGATCTGCGAGCAGGACCAGGCGATTCCCCCGTTCGCACAGGAAGCGATGGCTCAGCGGGCCGGCGAGGTGCTTCGGATGGACACCGGGCACTCGCCCTTCCTGTCGCAGCCCGAGGCGCTCGCCGGGCTGCTGCGCCCGATCCTCCACCGGGCGCTACGTGGAGGCTGA
- a CDS encoding sensor histidine kinase — MATLLGRYPRLLDVGIAATLVIGGLLEGVVTDVDRPLWVHLTLTVVVMSAVALRRLFPLGTLGFVVLGMMAVDPSGQLSIFAALVIVSFTAGLEVDPPRAYWGLLLATVPFYVGYSFREPLVSDYVAVTVLYGGSWAVGQMVRQRTQQAAEHAARADRAEREREERAARAVAEERARIARELHDIVAHSISVITVQTQAVRRRLDPGQQREIDDLRAVESTARQAMAEMRRLFGVLRAEGERPALSPQPGLDQLGRLIADTRAAGVEVSLAVEGPASPLPPGLDLAAYRVVQEALTNVRKHAPGGRVTVCVRHGGGGLDIAVEDTGGVPPGTADGAGLGLVGMRERVALYGGTVDAGPRPDGGFAVRVRLPFREGAAA, encoded by the coding sequence CGAGGGCGTGGTCACGGACGTCGACCGGCCGTTGTGGGTGCACCTGACGCTGACCGTCGTCGTCATGTCGGCGGTCGCCCTGCGGCGGCTCTTCCCGCTCGGCACGCTCGGGTTCGTCGTGCTGGGCATGATGGCCGTCGATCCGAGCGGGCAGCTGTCGATCTTCGCGGCCCTGGTGATCGTCAGCTTCACCGCCGGTCTCGAGGTCGATCCGCCGCGCGCCTACTGGGGCCTGCTCCTGGCGACGGTGCCGTTCTACGTCGGGTACTCGTTCAGGGAGCCGCTGGTCAGCGACTACGTCGCCGTCACCGTGCTCTACGGCGGTAGCTGGGCGGTGGGCCAGATGGTGCGCCAGCGCACGCAGCAGGCGGCCGAGCATGCCGCCCGTGCGGACCGGGCCGAACGGGAACGCGAGGAACGCGCCGCGCGGGCGGTGGCCGAGGAGCGGGCACGCATCGCGCGCGAGCTGCACGACATCGTCGCCCACTCGATCAGCGTCATAACGGTCCAGACGCAGGCCGTCCGGCGCCGGCTGGATCCCGGGCAGCAGCGGGAGATCGACGATCTGCGTGCGGTCGAGTCGACCGCCCGCCAGGCGATGGCGGAGATGCGCAGGCTGTTCGGCGTGCTCCGCGCCGAAGGGGAGCGGCCGGCGCTGTCGCCGCAACCGGGGCTCGACCAGCTCGGCCGGCTGATCGCCGACACCCGGGCTGCCGGGGTCGAGGTGTCACTGGCCGTGGAGGGGCCCGCGTCACCCCTTCCGCCCGGTCTCGACCTGGCCGCGTACCGGGTCGTCCAGGAGGCGCTCACCAACGTGCGCAAGCACGCGCCCGGCGGTCGGGTCACCGTGTGCGTCCGGCACGGCGGGGGCGGCCTCGACATCGCGGTGGAGGACACCGGCGGGGTGCCGCCCGGAACTGCCGACGGCGCCGGCCTCGGGCTGGTCGGGATGCGGGAGCGGGTGGCCCTCTACGGCGGCACGGTGGATGCCGGCCCACGTCCGGACGGCGGCTTCGCCGTGCGGGTGCGGCTGCCCTTCCGCGAGGGAGCTGCGGCGTGA
- a CDS encoding nucleoside deaminase has protein sequence MTVPLDDATARKWLAVAIEEARAGLAEGGIPIGGALIGRDGTVLGRGHNRRVQDDDPSVHGETDAFRNAGRQATYRGTTMVTTLSPCWYCSGLVRQFGISRLVVGEARTFYGGHDWLAENGVEVMVLDDPECVQMMEEFIAAHPALWNEDIGEDQPVQEAGR, from the coding sequence ATGACGGTTCCACTGGACGACGCGACGGCCAGGAAGTGGCTGGCGGTCGCGATCGAGGAGGCCCGGGCCGGACTGGCCGAGGGCGGCATCCCGATCGGAGGCGCGCTCATCGGGCGGGACGGGACCGTCCTCGGCCGCGGGCACAACCGCCGGGTGCAGGACGACGACCCGTCGGTGCACGGGGAGACCGACGCCTTCCGCAACGCCGGCCGCCAGGCGACCTACCGCGGCACGACCATGGTCACGACGCTGTCGCCCTGCTGGTACTGCAGCGGGCTGGTGCGCCAGTTCGGCATCTCGCGGTTGGTCGTCGGCGAGGCCCGCACCTTCTACGGCGGGCACGACTGGCTAGCCGAGAACGGCGTCGAGGTGATGGTCCTCGACGACCCGGAGTGCGTGCAGATGATGGAGGAGTTCATCGCCGCGCACCCGGCCCTGTGGAACGAGGACATCGGGGAAGACCAGCCCGTCCAGGAGGCAGGCAGATGA
- a CDS encoding alpha/beta hydrolase, protein MVRSALVAVAVLLLVLTVITALLWGFQRKLIYLPDAGPVGHAGDFLPGGRDVVLRTSDGLDLAGWYVPAGRDAATVLVANGNGGHRGLRAPLAEELADAGLGVLLFDYRGYGGNPGSPSEQGLARDVRAARQFLLDDGVDPGRLLYFGESLGAAVVTELATEHPPAGLVLRSPFVDLASVAAVHYPVLPVRALLRDRFPVAEQIARVDVPTTVVYGSADLIVPPEQSRAVADAAAHLHRLVEVPGADHNDPVLLDGDALVKAVLELA, encoded by the coding sequence GTGGTCCGGTCGGCTCTGGTGGCGGTGGCGGTCCTGCTCCTGGTGCTCACGGTGATCACCGCCCTGCTGTGGGGCTTCCAGCGGAAGCTGATCTACCTGCCCGACGCCGGGCCGGTGGGCCACGCCGGTGACTTCCTGCCCGGTGGCCGGGACGTCGTCCTGCGCACCTCGGACGGGCTGGACCTGGCCGGGTGGTACGTGCCGGCCGGCCGGGACGCCGCGACGGTGCTGGTCGCCAACGGCAACGGTGGGCACCGGGGGTTGCGGGCGCCGCTGGCCGAGGAGCTTGCCGACGCCGGCCTCGGCGTCCTGCTGTTCGACTACCGCGGCTACGGGGGCAATCCCGGCAGCCCGAGCGAGCAGGGGCTGGCCCGCGACGTGCGGGCGGCACGGCAGTTCCTGCTGGACGACGGTGTGGACCCCGGCAGGCTGCTGTACTTCGGCGAGAGCCTCGGCGCCGCCGTCGTCACCGAGCTGGCGACCGAGCACCCGCCCGCGGGGCTGGTCCTGCGGTCGCCGTTCGTCGACCTCGCATCGGTCGCCGCCGTCCACTACCCGGTGCTGCCGGTGCGGGCGCTGCTGCGCGATCGGTTCCCGGTGGCCGAGCAGATCGCGCGGGTCGACGTCCCCACGACCGTCGTCTACGGCAGTGCCGACTTGATCGTGCCGCCCGAGCAGAGCCGGGCGGTGGCCGACGCCGCGGCGCACCTGCACCGGCTGGTGGAGGTGCCCGGCGCCGACCACAACGACCCGGTCCTGCTGGACGGCGACGCGCTGGTGAAGGCCGTCCTGGAGCTGGCGTGA
- a CDS encoding response regulator produces the protein MTATVVIADDQPMVRAGLRSLLEGEKGVVVVGEAVDGEQALALVDRHRPDVVLMDIRMPVLDGLEATRRLVAQQSPARVLVLTTFDLDEYVFEALRAGASGFLLKDATAEELIGAVRTLAAGDAILAPAVTRRVIEAFGDVPHIDPRVAGRLDLLSAREVEVLRLLARGLSNAGIAAELYISDATAKTHVSNVLTKLGLRDRVHAVIFAYESGLLRPGGVG, from the coding sequence GTGACCGCGACCGTGGTCATCGCCGACGACCAGCCGATGGTGCGGGCGGGGCTGCGCTCGCTGCTCGAGGGGGAGAAAGGCGTCGTCGTGGTGGGGGAGGCCGTGGACGGCGAACAGGCACTGGCGCTCGTCGACCGGCACCGACCCGACGTCGTCCTGATGGACATCCGGATGCCCGTCCTCGACGGGCTGGAGGCGACCCGGCGGCTGGTCGCGCAGCAGTCGCCGGCCCGCGTGCTGGTGCTCACCACGTTCGACCTCGACGAGTACGTGTTCGAGGCGCTCCGAGCGGGCGCGAGCGGCTTCCTGCTCAAGGACGCCACCGCCGAGGAACTGATCGGTGCCGTCCGCACGCTCGCGGCCGGGGACGCGATCCTGGCGCCGGCCGTGACGCGGCGGGTCATCGAGGCGTTCGGGGACGTGCCGCACATCGATCCACGGGTGGCGGGCCGCCTCGATCTGCTGAGCGCCCGCGAGGTCGAGGTGCTGCGGCTGCTGGCGCGCGGGCTGTCCAACGCCGGCATCGCCGCCGAGCTGTACATCAGCGACGCGACGGCCAAGACCCACGTCAGCAACGTGCTCACCAAGCTCGGTCTCCGCGACCGGGTGCACGCGGTGATCTTCGCGTACGAGAGCGGCCTCCTCCGCCCGGGTGGCGTCGGTTAG
- the codB gene encoding cytosine permease, translating into MSSSTSSRDDVAQVAGEIDPDYPIDPVPRHARKSLFSLAIVLLGFTFFTPTMLAGAQIGAAFDVGTLIWVLILGSAVLGVYVAVIGGIGARTGLTTVMMCRYSLGTTGAKFASLLLGGTQVGWYGVTVATLAGLTASALDWSGRGIEIALMIAGGAVMGVTAYYGYKGMYALSIVSVPLLLVLAGWVTWRSLDEVGGWSGLTAIVPSETMSIAAAVTIVVGTFASGGTQAPNWTRFARTPSAGFWACLVAFLIGELLMLGFGAIGALSFGEGDFVLVLYQLGLVGWGLVFLVANLWTTNDNTAYNFGVAGAEIANSRSKKPFVIGGVVLGTLLAITGIYDNLIEYLVWLGILIPPLGGVVIGDFLARWRGGMPSASVLPAFEWRNLGAYVVAAVAAWWSNEAGWFIPPVVGVVVAVVAVLAVQRGRRPVAEPVG; encoded by the coding sequence ATGAGCAGCAGCACCAGCAGCCGTGACGACGTCGCGCAGGTGGCCGGCGAGATCGACCCCGACTACCCGATCGACCCGGTCCCGAGGCACGCCCGCAAGTCGCTGTTCTCCCTGGCGATCGTGCTCCTGGGCTTCACCTTCTTCACCCCGACGATGCTGGCCGGCGCCCAGATCGGTGCGGCGTTCGACGTCGGCACCCTCATCTGGGTGCTGATCCTGGGCAGCGCCGTCCTCGGGGTCTATGTCGCCGTCATCGGCGGCATCGGCGCCCGCACCGGCCTGACCACGGTGATGATGTGCCGGTACTCGCTCGGCACCACGGGCGCCAAGTTCGCCTCGCTGCTGCTCGGCGGCACGCAGGTCGGCTGGTACGGCGTCACCGTCGCGACGCTGGCCGGCCTCACCGCCAGCGCGCTGGACTGGTCGGGCCGCGGCATCGAGATCGCGCTGATGATCGCCGGCGGCGCCGTCATGGGCGTCACCGCCTACTACGGCTACAAGGGGATGTACGCCCTCTCGATCGTCTCGGTACCGCTGCTGCTGGTCCTCGCCGGCTGGGTGACCTGGCGCTCGCTGGACGAGGTCGGCGGCTGGAGCGGCCTGACCGCGATCGTGCCGAGCGAGACGATGTCGATCGCCGCCGCGGTCACGATCGTCGTCGGCACGTTCGCGTCGGGCGGTACCCAGGCCCCGAACTGGACCCGCTTCGCCAGGACACCGTCGGCCGGCTTCTGGGCCTGCCTCGTGGCCTTCCTGATCGGCGAGCTGCTCATGCTCGGGTTCGGCGCCATCGGCGCGCTCTCCTTCGGCGAGGGCGACTTCGTCCTCGTCCTCTACCAGCTCGGGCTGGTCGGCTGGGGCCTGGTCTTCCTCGTCGCCAACCTGTGGACCACCAACGACAACACCGCCTACAACTTCGGCGTCGCCGGCGCCGAGATCGCCAACTCCCGGTCCAAGAAGCCGTTCGTCATCGGCGGCGTCGTCCTCGGCACGCTGCTGGCCATCACCGGCATCTACGACAACCTCATCGAGTACCTGGTCTGGCTCGGCATCCTCATCCCGCCCCTCGGCGGCGTGGTCATCGGCGACTTCCTGGCCCGGTGGCGCGGCGGGATGCCGAGTGCGTCGGTCCTGCCGGCGTTCGAGTGGCGCAACCTCGGCGCCTACGTCGTCGCCGCGGTGGCCGCCTGGTGGAGCAACGAGGCCGGCTGGTTCATCCCCCCGGTCGTCGGCGTCGTGGTCGCGGTCGTCGCGGTCCTGGCCGTCCAGCGGGGACGACGTCCGGTGGCCGAGCCGGTCGGCTGA